In a single window of the Melospiza melodia melodia isolate bMelMel2 unplaced genomic scaffold, bMelMel2.pri scaffold_45, whole genome shotgun sequence genome:
- the LOC134434657 gene encoding fructose-bisphosphate aldolase A-like gives MTKTVDKGVVPLAGTNGETTTQGLDGLMERCAQYKKDGAGFAKWRCVLKITAHTPTRLAVMENTNMLARYASICQQNGIVPIVEPEILPDGDHDLKTCQYVTEKVLAAVYKALSDHHVYLEGTLLKPNMVTAGHACATKYSPEEIAMATVTALRRTVPPAVPGITFLSGGQSVEEASINLNTINRCLLPRPWALTFSYGRALQASALKAWGGKKDNTKAAQEEYVKRALVGGTRGHLGDTLVALETPLGSWGLRGVCWVGLTVERWELRSHI, from the exons gTGGACAAGGGCGTGGTGCCCCTGGCTGGCACCAACGGCGAGACCACGACCCAGG gtcTCGATGGCCTCATGGAGCGCTGTGCCCAGTACAAGAAGGACGGCGCTGGCTTTGCCAAGTGGCGCTGCGTGCTCAAGATCACGGCGCACACGCCCACGCGCCTCGCCGTCATGGAGAACACCAACATGCTGGCGCGCTACGCCAGCATCTGCCAGCAG aacGGCATTGTCCCCATCGTGGAGCCCGAGATCCTCCCAGACGGTGACCACGACCTCAAGACGTGCCAGTACGTCACCGAGAAG gtgctggcagccgtgTACAAGGCGCTCAGTGACCACCACGTGTACCTCGAGGGGACGCTGCTGAAGCCCAACATGGTGACAGCGGGACACGCCTGTGCCACCAAGTACAGCCCCGAGGAGATCGCCATGGCAACGGTCACCGCACTGAGACGGACCGTGCCACCCGCCgtgccag GGATCACGTTCCTCTCAGGCGGTCAGAGTGTGGAGGAGGCCTCCATCAACCTCAACACCATCAACCGCTGCCTGCTGCCGCGTCCCTGGGCGCTGACCTTCTCGTACGGCCGCGCCCTGCAGGCCTCGGCCCTCAAGGCCTGGGGCGGCAAGAAGGACAACACCAAGGCGGCCCAGGAGGAGTATGTCAAGAGAGCCCTGGTAGGTGGCacccggggacaccttggggacaccttggtggCGTTGGAGACACCGTTGGGGTCTTGGGGACTTAGGGGTgtttgttgggttgggttgaccGTGGAGAGATGGGAGCTGAGGAGCCACATCTGA